The Planktothrix serta PCC 8927 genome contains the following window.
AACAACTCAAGCCACCTATATCCAGTTACACACTAGCCAAGGGTTAGAAGTGTTGTTCTTGGATTCCTTTATTGATAGTCATTTTATTAGTTTCCTAGAACGGGAACATACCGAGGTTAAATTCTCGCGGGTCGATGCGGAACTCGATGACAATTTAATTGATCAAGATAACAATAGCGAAATTGTTGATCCTAAAACTAATAAAACCCGCAGTGAACTAATTAAAGACCTGTTTACCGCAGCCTTGAACAAGCCAAAATTAACGATTCGTACTGAATCCTTGAAATCGGAAAATACACCGCCAGCAATGGTATTATTACCCGAATTTATGCGACGGTTACAGGATATGACAGCCTTAATACAGCAACAAAAGGCGGAATTTCCCGAAGAACATATTCTGTTAATTAATACCGCCCATCCGTTGATTCAGAATTTAGTTAATTTGAGTCAAGGAGTAATTATTCAAGAGGGCGGCGAGTCTCCTTCGGCGGAGTTAGCGAATATGATTTGTCATCATGTCTATGATTTAGCGTTAATTGCTCAAAAAGGCTTTGATGCTGAGGGAATGAAGGACTTTGTAGAACGTTCTAACCACGTCTTAACCCGGTTAACCACCCATTAAGATGACAGTAAAAACCCTGATCGCATTTGAGTAATAATCAACAATTAAACCGTAGGGGCGGGTTCCGAGACCCGCTTTAATAATCAGTAATTATCTCCCTAAACCCGCCCTCTATTCTTAGGCGATCGCATTTAAGAGGGGCGGGTTTAGTTAGATTATTGCTCAGAATTGAAGATAATTACAGAACCCGCCCCTACATTTTGTTGTGGAAAAAAATCAACAATTAAACCGTAGGGGCGGGTTCCGAGACGAGCTTTAATGATTAGTAATTATCTCCCTAAACCCGCCCTCTATTCTCAGGCGATCGCATTTTAGAGGGGCGGGTTTAGTTAGATTCTTGATCAGAAATGAAGATAATTACAGAACCCACCCCTACATTTTGTTGTGGAAAAAATGCGATCGCATTTTAGATCCGACTTTGAAAACACCCTGCTGGGGGGTTAGGGGGGATCTAAAACTCAAGGTAAAATCAAAGGACTTTTCAGCCGACGAGTTGATAGGGACGAAAACTCTGTATAATAAAGGTTTGGACTTTTGAGAAAATACTAAACTGGAGTTAACCATGTCTCGGATTTGTCAGTTAACGGGAAAGAAAGCCAACAACGGGATGGCTGTGTCTCACTCCCACCGTCGTACCCACAAGTTACAAGAAGCGAATTTACAGTGGAAACGGATTTGGTGGCCCCAAGGTAAACGCTGGGTTAGATTGAAACTTTCTACAAAAGCAATTAAAACCATTGATAGCAAAGGCTTACAAGCAATGGCGAAGAAAGCCGGAATTGATTTGAATAAATTTTAAATGTGGGCGAATAACAGCCATGATTTTCTTAACCCCCCTACAATATAGGGGGGCTATTTTTTGCCGGATCTTAATTTTTGGCTTCTGCGATCGCTTTTCAGAAAAATTTGGGCATTCTAGGAGTAGAGGAGAGTCCCTAAACTGTATCCCTTACAGTGGGGGGTGTGATAGTAAACACAATAAAGCGGTGATGTGTCACAGCCCAGAACAGGGCTAAAAAGGTTATTTAATAAAAGGGTCAGCATCTCAAGAACGTGTAAAATTGAACTCTAAAAAACCCGTATTTTTACCAGGGCCAGTTTAGGGGGAGGAATGCTACAACTAAAGGTAGGGAGTTTTTTCCTACTTAATAAATTTTTATCAGTTCACAATTTTACTTAAATTGGGTTCGGGGTCAAACGCCTCGACACTCTCAGGCAACTGTTAAATTTTAAATCGATTATTCATTAGCCAGCACAACCATTCAAATAAAAAGGTTAGGTAGGCATCTATGTCACAACGTCACAACAACAAACTCGATCACGGATTTCGCGGATTTCGCGGATTTGTTTTCTTTTATCATCTGATTCTGTCTCTATTGCGTTCGATCCGAATGGTTTTCCAACGGCTCACACGGGAGACGATGCGATCGCTTTTGCGAGTTTGGATGAGGATAAATCGTCATGACCGTTATGGTCGGGCGGGGTTTGTGTTGCCAACGGTGGTGATGGTGATTTTAGTGGTCGTATTACTCAGTATAACGATCATGTTGCGGTCAATGGATCGAGCACAAAATGCTCAGTTTGTCAGGGCGAGTAAAGCAGCGTTACAAGCTGCTACACCCGCAGTTGATCGGGCTAACGCAAAGATTAAAGAGTTATTATTGAATGAAACTGATAAGGATATTTCGGAAGAAGCGTTATATAAAAAGTTAACTTCTTTACAAACTACTAATAACGATAAATATACATTTGGAGATGAACAGGTTCTTCAGGTTAAATTTGACCTTGATAATAACGGTACTATTCAACCTAATGGTAGTGCTACCGTAACCGACCCAGACCAAAAAGGTTTGCTCGTCACTCCAGACGAAGATTTTGACGATAACGAACAAATTAACACTGCCTGGAGATTTCCAGTAGATACTGATAACAATGGTAAATATGACAGTTTCATTTTATATGGAATCTTTTTTAGAAAGGGTAATGCGGATTACAGCACAAAAAGAAGTTATTTAGATGCCAGAGCAGAACCGATAACATTAGGTAAAAGTGATCCCAAATGTGATTTTGCTAAAGGTAAAGGCGGAATTCAAAAACCATTTTTTGTCTATACTGTGACTGTGCCGATCAAAAATTTAGGTACTCTTGATCCGGCTAAATATCAAACTTATAATGGAACACCGAGCTATTCAGCCTTAGAATATCAACAAGACTGGACGCAATATTTTCTCAGTGCTGTAGAGTATGAGAACGACTTGGAACTGGCTCCTGCTCCTGAATTTAACTTTAATGGGGGCTTATCAACACAAGGAAACTTAATCATTTCACCTTCTGCTGATACTCCTCAGCCTTTAAGAATTTATCAAGTTAGTGCTAAAGCTTCCTGTTATTACAATGAAGATTTAGCAAAACTGAAGGTTTCAGGAAATGTTATTAATGGTAATGTTGATAAAACTCTGCGAAAAGATGTTACTATCCACCAAATAAACGGTACTAATGATGTAATAGCGGGCACAATTTCTACTACCAATGAATCCTTAAATGAAGGAGATGCTGGAGTCACGAAAGGATTAACTAATGATGGGGCGTACCGAGAAAGATTAATTGCTTTAGTTAAATGGCAAACCCAAAGTGCTGAAACGCAAGATCCAACCTCTGTTAATGTGGAAGTAAATCGGCGGATGGCAGAAGATCCGAATTTGACCCGTTTAGATGTTCGGGAAGAGGAACTGAATAAATATTTTAAAGCTCGGCTGCGGAAAGTTCCCTTTGCAGAAGTTGGAATTACAGATGATCCCTTAGCAGGTTATGGCTTACCTCCTAACGGAGTAAACCCTTTAGTTGTAGACGCAGGAGATAAGGAAACCCTACGTCCCCCCGATGCCTGGACTCTAATTAGTGACAACGTGACAAAGGTTAAACTCAAACTGAATCAGCTTGAAGCCACAAACCCAACGAATAAGGCAAAAGGCACAGAAACCTATTTAGGGGATCGAGTTTTAGCCGGAAATAACTTACCTTCTCTGATGTTGAATGCTGTTAAAAAATGGGTACCTGCTGAAGAAACGCGCGGTACTACTGATACCTGGAAAGATGATAATAGCCCTCGAACTCGCACCACCCAGAGTAAACAAATTGCATCGGCGGGAGATTTGAAGCGGGATGGCTATTGGGAAAAAACTGCTGCGAAAAAACCTCTTTCAATTTTTGATGGTGTTGGTGGTTTAAGAGTAGTCACAGGTGCAGGAATTTATGATCGAACTAATTCCTTCTTACCTCCTCCTAGCTGGAATGGATCACCAACCTACAACGATCCAGTCACAACAGCCACAGAAACGTTCCCCATTGTTTGGCCAGATACAATGCCCATGTCTCCGGGTGTAGGTTCACAGGTTTATGACAACACGGGCTTATATAATGCCGATGGTTCTCCGAAGACTCCCTTTACTCCATCGTCTGCACTTTGGGTTCCTTTCACTGCTGCAAAATCCCAAGGGGATCTGCGGATGCGGGCAACGGCTGTTTATCATTATGCTAACAATGCGTTTAACCCTCCAACGGACTTAACACAAACACCCATTGCTTGTGTTAGCAGTTACTACGATCCAACTAATGTGTTAACGGCTGCAAATACAGCAGCAGCGATTTCCGGTGAAGATAATGTGCCTAAATCAAATAACGGTAAAGTTTATGGCCCCCCAACCACAGCACGACCAGGAGCCGCAACCTACGATACCACAACGAAACTATTTTCAGGAACAACTCTTTTAGGAGAACTCGCCAAACAAGCTAATTATGTTTTTCCTGATGGTCGTTTTGTGAATGAACCCCTACGGAATGCGTTGAAGAAAGCTGATGCTAACCGAACTTTATCAGAACAATCTGCCGTAGATACCGCTATGTGCGCCCTGGGCATTATGGGAAGTCCCCTGGTTAGTCTGGGAACAGCGCCGACGAGTTTACCCGATAATGCGATTAAGGAAGTCGCTTTTCTGAACGCCAGAGAAATCAAGGCAGTGGATAAAGATGATCCAGCAACAACAGTTGATGAAACCTTCACCCTCAGTAGTCCGTTGGAAGATGATGATCAAGCGGCCAATTTAGACACAAAATATCAACTCCCCTTAGAAGACCGCTTTCCTTTGGAAATTCGGGCGACTCAGATTGATTTAAACCTGTTGCGAACCAATACCATTGCATACTCCGAAACACCCGTATTACAATACCTGGAAACTGGCAACAAGGACTATATGCTGCCCTTTAGTGGCGTTATCTACGCTACACGGGATGATGCTTTACCCGATCGCAGTCATCGTGAGTCTACGACTACGAATGGCGAAATTGACGAAGACCTAGCCAGAGAACTCAGTCCAACGGATTATAAACTCGATCCTACCCGTCGGCCTAATGGTATTTTGCTGGTTAATGGTGAAAAATTGGGACGGAAAACCGACTATGCAACCTCAGAAGAAGTTCGCCGAGAAAAAGGCTTAACCTTAGTTTCTAACTTACCTGTTTATATTCAAGGCAACTTCAATCTCCATACCCAAGGAGAATTTACAGATGATACACCCAATACCACAGACTGGGCGGGTTTTTACGGTCGTACAGGGTTAAATCCTAACTTTGCTTGTCGTAAAGGCGATCCATCCCGTCAACAAGATGGTTTTAAATGTGATACCGGAGATGATTGGCGTCAGGCAAATATTCTAGCGGATGCAGTTACTTTATTATCAAATAATTTCCAATTTGGCTATCGGAATCAAGGAGATTTTGATCTAAGAAATAATGCCGGGAATACGGTTGTTGGTTATGCTGTTCCCATTCCTCAGAAAGAAAAAGACTTAGGTATTGACTTAAATGGAAATGGTCAATTAGAAGATGTTGCAACAACACCAGAGGCGGAAATCACAGCTAAAGGGGCACGAATGCTCAATGGTTTCAATCCCTATAACAACTTTGTTACTAATGGGTTAAGTAGTGGTGCCCTAGGAGCACAAACCGATGCTGACTACATCAAAAATACTACTACACCACCCAATAGTTCCTATTTCAATAACTATGTCACTCCCATTCAGCGACGAGTAAAATTTTCAGAATATGTGATGGAGATGTGTCGGAAGTTACCTGTTTCTACCTGTGGCCCTGATGATTGGATTATTGGGACTACTGCCATGCCGGGACTAAAGGTTAGTGATCCTGATTTAATAGACACATTAGAAGACACTGATCTTTTATCGGGAACAACAGTTTTACCGCCAAAACGAGCCGAGGATCAACGCTATCCACGTCGTGTTGCCTTTCTGCGGGACAATAACGGTAAGTTGACAT
Protein-coding sequences here:
- the rpmB gene encoding 50S ribosomal protein L28; amino-acid sequence: MSRICQLTGKKANNGMAVSHSHRRTHKLQEANLQWKRIWWPQGKRWVRLKLSTKAIKTIDSKGLQAMAKKAGIDLNKF
- the hpsA gene encoding hormogonium polysaccharide biosynthesis protein HpsA, translated to MSQRHNNKLDHGFRGFRGFVFFYHLILSLLRSIRMVFQRLTRETMRSLLRVWMRINRHDRYGRAGFVLPTVVMVILVVVLLSITIMLRSMDRAQNAQFVRASKAALQAATPAVDRANAKIKELLLNETDKDISEEALYKKLTSLQTTNNDKYTFGDEQVLQVKFDLDNNGTIQPNGSATVTDPDQKGLLVTPDEDFDDNEQINTAWRFPVDTDNNGKYDSFILYGIFFRKGNADYSTKRSYLDARAEPITLGKSDPKCDFAKGKGGIQKPFFVYTVTVPIKNLGTLDPAKYQTYNGTPSYSALEYQQDWTQYFLSAVEYENDLELAPAPEFNFNGGLSTQGNLIISPSADTPQPLRIYQVSAKASCYYNEDLAKLKVSGNVINGNVDKTLRKDVTIHQINGTNDVIAGTISTTNESLNEGDAGVTKGLTNDGAYRERLIALVKWQTQSAETQDPTSVNVEVNRRMAEDPNLTRLDVREEELNKYFKARLRKVPFAEVGITDDPLAGYGLPPNGVNPLVVDAGDKETLRPPDAWTLISDNVTKVKLKLNQLEATNPTNKAKGTETYLGDRVLAGNNLPSLMLNAVKKWVPAEETRGTTDTWKDDNSPRTRTTQSKQIASAGDLKRDGYWEKTAAKKPLSIFDGVGGLRVVTGAGIYDRTNSFLPPPSWNGSPTYNDPVTTATETFPIVWPDTMPMSPGVGSQVYDNTGLYNADGSPKTPFTPSSALWVPFTAAKSQGDLRMRATAVYHYANNAFNPPTDLTQTPIACVSSYYDPTNVLTAANTAAAISGEDNVPKSNNGKVYGPPTTARPGAATYDTTTKLFSGTTLLGELAKQANYVFPDGRFVNEPLRNALKKADANRTLSEQSAVDTAMCALGIMGSPLVSLGTAPTSLPDNAIKEVAFLNAREIKAVDKDDPATTVDETFTLSSPLEDDDQAANLDTKYQLPLEDRFPLEIRATQIDLNLLRTNTIAYSETPVLQYLETGNKDYMLPFSGVIYATRDDALPDRSHRESTTTNGEIDEDLARELSPTDYKLDPTRRPNGILLVNGEKLGRKTDYATSEEVRREKGLTLVSNLPVYIQGNFNLHTQGEFTDDTPNTTDWAGFYGRTGLNPNFACRKGDPSRQQDGFKCDTGDDWRQANILADAVTLLSNNFQFGYRNQGDFDLRNNAGNTVVGYAVPIPQKEKDLGIDLNGNGQLEDVATTPEAEITAKGARMLNGFNPYNNFVTNGLSSGALGAQTDADYIKNTTTPPNSSYFNNYVTPIQRRVKFSEYVMEMCRKLPVSTCGPDDWIIGTTAMPGLKVSDPDLIDTLEDTDLLSGTTVLPPKRAEDQRYPRRVAFLRDNNGKLTLTPDNKPVPLGIGTGNIVQCYTYGNDNTGVTQCKKFPSEKPLEKDNALLFRTTTNTDPAGTTTGWTYSKDNPLWYQNKAYAGTERIDHPRLVPVLQIQAPTQTTGFLPASPGNANTTRWFPLATDTTYNLVVAAGDVPSRPGDATDTTKGETNGGLQNIVRVIENWREPQRTITISGSFVQLGRSAYATAPYQSLLLNSLPNKFFDPDNTSSNTNKYATGSGSGRIPYFIAPERDWGYDVGLLSQVYPEPDLFTKNFGTLDGEPNEYFREIGRDDPWVTALLCGIPTDKGIPTTEGTANRPAGVDCSKYGG